A section of the Numida meleagris isolate 19003 breed g44 Domestic line chromosome 16, NumMel1.0, whole genome shotgun sequence genome encodes:
- the PPP1R26 gene encoding protein phosphatase 1 regulatory subunit 26, with the protein MFLMNASPLVALQTQWESFGPTRNCRYPVCFSEPEGDVTRTSVHAKVQMIINSLQSQESPLGMNNECECIMQKKQKGEKGTSNRVASSTTLLQKHPKYTKGGCPADSDDAEENVEFGTLLLDSDSDDSVDRGIEEAIQEYLKAKSKSDQSLQRNAECSENVSRDKRLKREFSQNKMSGNLLPVKFKADMLSEEYFSDQLGIGKRLQPASPQSVSSDDSFEQSIQAEIVQFLNEKKQQEISKCVIGQDKKESHVRSVLKSNKQTTNKTNCGAMKRGCNALLLRHHPKLRKTSTQSECLKSEIQEMPGDFNQVDRAYLEMATASQPWLLQQNKESGANYWESRGALMNESMHASDSSSDDGIEEAIQLYQLEKIRKQAGHTTDCVPLQREQFDTKGIADISASLTISSTKSASPEIRKSPTSNKRKEINSKSTELESSSNDFNRLFKPLKKARHFVPPENKIAACELTLQASCRADTSAELMCAEAILDISKTIMPSQMGSDSKSLAADSFFSPQLLSSSHCESDSSLVDSDDSIEQEIQAFLALKAQSESLVTKPPGLSHSIQMPLPSDQNSFAGTLEPSLPKTLKLSLNRKKRLKREGRIAKQGASKASEQLGMGFFQPDNCSKVPVLQEGTLTSPEGLCDVQTLSSNEAGQQQLMSSELSESVGQCVALDSVNPSMQVQSGTRRLVKNTIQTQERDGSDDDSSSLDSDEDLDSAIKDLLRSKRKLRKKSKDQKPQCKKRVRCTETDSQLLEEVSNPQQSEWKCKNPVLLKSCLSKSRKAVKENAVRNHPDNLNVNLSSERPEAVKNLEFDLQLKKGCKPEPISSQNNLQIAKNRKCTFTAALDTDDSSSVDSDDSIEQEIRKFLAEKAKDSASNSEMQKNEATLDLLRVTKQTANKGKAKQQSVENETDFLLGQSKKTKVSQQTDELKNSQRTEGKSAMLLDSGKTASSAENVSLNTTGQSKAKQGTVGVKGVAAGELPGKAMGKKDVPNTEPVHKVLPPKTSKNEGCKGQKVSNAKSRSKRKNTFQLKISSKFIAGLKRARERKKSMLLSKKQKSERLLSQSSAAGTEVASQDMDVLTQEKGAPLPKGECCGENKTAIKESNPSQKLTVEVSGPHVAETCERPDAAPLCIKEAEGCKKAAAAGDQTDSHLNLPSQEQNAAAGQVDKVCRGTSKAENIQMGTEEGDSHEDSWADSNVGPPLLQHSMAVVEADKVSRETCQQSIRVCGHGENNQQDNRAEPHVGCALQGLNVTAVTAGEASGEACADNGVHMCIEKESVTCQDSDRQSGIQASSSNWEGKVPVLQNRGTDCEPDQGQEALEKDCAKCTDTPAGDSPDSPLKLKVSDMRRKRRETQGII; encoded by the exons ATGTTCCTTATGAATGCTTCTCCTTTGGTAGCTCTTCAGACACAATGGGAATCCTTTGGACCGACGAGGAATTGTAGATACCCTGTTTGCTTCTCTGAGCCTGAAGGGGACGTCACCAGAACTTCCGTGCATGCAAAAGTTCAGATGATCATAAACAGCCTGCAAAGTCAAGAGTCTCCCCTGGGTATGAACAATGAGTGTGAATGTAttatgcagaagaaacaaaagggagaaaaaggcaCTAGCAATAGGGTTGCATCTAGCACCACATTGCTCCAGAAGCATCCTAAATACACCAAGGGGGGTTGTCCTGCTGATTCAGATGACGCTGAAGAGAATGTGGAGTTTGGGACTCTCTTGCTTGATTCCGATAGTGACGATTCTGTTGACCGAGGTATAGAGGAAGCTATTCAAGAGTACTTGAAAGCGAAAAGTAAAAGTGACCAGTCATTACAGAGGAATGCAGAGTGTTCCGAAAACGTAAGCAGAGACAAAAGGCTTAAGAGAGAATTCTCCCAGAACAAAATGTCTGGTAACCTTCTCCCTGTGAAATTTAAAGCAGATATGCTCTCTGAAGAGTACTTTTCTGACCAGCTGGGAATTGGTAAAAGACTACAGCCTGCTTCCCCTCAAAGCGTCAGTAGCGATGACTCTTTTGAACAGAGCATACAAGCTGAAATTGTGCAGTTCTTGAATGAGAAGAAGCAGCAAGAAATTAGCAAGTGTGTAATTGGGCAGGATAAAAAAGAGTCCCATGTGAGATCTGTCcttaaaagcaacaaacaaacaactaacaaaacaaactgCGGCGCTATGAAGCGAGGTTGTAACGCGCTCCTCTTGAGACACCATCCCAAGCTACGGAAAACCAGCACACAGTCTGAGTGTTTGAAGTCTGAAATCCAGGAAATGCCTGGTGATTTCAACCAAGTGGACCGAGCATATCTAGAAATGGCCACGGCTAGCCAGCCCTGGTTActgcagcaaaataaagaaagtgGAGCTAACTACTGGGAATCTAGGGGAGCACTTATGAATGAGAGCATGCACGCATCCGACTCGAGTAGCGATGATGGTATTGAAGAAGCCATTCAGCTCTATCAGCTAGAGAAGATCAGGAAACAGGCGGGTCACACCACGGACTGTGTCCCTTTGCAAAGGGAACAATTTGATACAAAGGGTATAGCAGACATTTCTGCAAGCCTGACAATTAGCTCAACAAAAAGTGCCTCACCAGAAATCCGTAAAAGCCCTACAAGcaacaagaggaaagaaattaattcaaagtCAACGGAATTAGAAAGCTCCAGCAATGACTTTAACAGGCTGTTTaaaccactgaaaaaagccAGGCATTTTGTACCTCCGGAAAACAAGATTGCTGCTTGTGAGCTCACATTGCAGGCTTCTTGCAGAGCAGACACATCTGCAGAACTCATGTGCGCAGAAGCTATTCTTGATATTTCCAAAACAATCATGCCATCCCAAATGGGAAGTGACAGCAAATCCCTCGCTGCAGActccttcttttctccccagctTCTCTCATCCTCCCATTGTGAAAGTGACAGCAGCCTTGTGGACAGCGATGATAGCATAGAGCAAGAAATCCAGGCTTTTTTGGCTCTGAAAGCACAGTCGGAAAGCCTTGTAACAAAGCCTCCTGGCCTGTCACACTCGATCCAGATGCCTTTGCCGTCTGATCAAAACAGCTTTGCTGGTACCCtcgagccttctcttcccaaaaCGCTGAAGCTATCACTGAATCGTAAGAAGAGACTTAAAAGGGAAGGCAGAATAGCAAAACAAGGTGCATCAAAAGCATCCGAACAGCTGGGGATGGGATTTTTTCAGCCAGATAACTGCTCAAAAGTTCCTGTGCTCCAGGAGGGTACCCTGACCAGCCCTGAAGGACTCTGTGATGTTCAGACACTCAGTAGCAAtgaggctgggcagcagcagctgatgtcTTCTGAGTTGTCCGAATCTGTTGGCCAATGTGTGGCATTGGATTCTGTAAATCCTTCTATGCAGGTTCAGAGTGGCACAAGAAGGCTTGTGAAAAATACCATCCAAACTCAAGAGAGGGATGGTTCAGATGATGACAGCAGTTCCCTGGATAGTGATGAGGACCTTGATAGTGCTATTAAGGACCTTTTACGGTCTAAAAGAAAGTTAAGGAAGAAGTCTAAGGACCAGAAACCTCAGTGCAAGAAGAGAGTCAGATGTACCGAAACAGACAgtcagctgctggaggaggttAGTAACCCTCAGCAAAGTGAGTGGAAATGTAAAAATCCCGTGCTACTGAAAAGCTGCCTCTCAAAATCTCGAAAAGCTGTGAAAGAGAATGCAGTCAGAAATCATCCAGATAACTTAAATGTCAACCTTTCAAGTGAAAGACCAGAAGCCGTTAAGAACTTGGAGTTTGACTTACAGCTTAAAAAAGGATGTAAACCTGAACCCATTTCAAGCCAGAATAACCTGCAGATagctaaaaatagaaaatgtactTTCACAGCTGCATTAGACACTGATGATAGCAGTTCAGTGGATAGCGATGACAGCATTGAACAAGAAATCAGGAAATTTTTGGCAGAAAAGGCTAAAGACTCTGCAAGCAATTCAGAGATGCAAAAAAATGAGGCAACTCTAGACCTATTGAGGGTGACCAAACAAActgcaaataaaggaaaagcGAAGCAACAGTCAGTTGAAAATGAGACTGACTTCTTGCTGGGTCAGAGTAAAAAGACTAAGGTATCTCAGCAAACTGATGAATTGAAGAACTCTCAGAGAACTGAAGGGAAAAGTGCAATGTTACTTGACAGTGGGAAAACTGCTTCCTCTGCGGAGAATGTTTCTTTGAATACTACTGGTCAGTCAAAAGCTAAACAAGGAACGGTGGGGGTTAAAGGTGTTGCTGCTGGTGAGTTACCTGGAAAAGCAATGGGTAAAAAGGATGTCCCCAATACAGAGCCTGTGCACAAGGTACTTCCACCTAAAACCAGCAAAAATGAAGGTTGTAAAGGACAAAAAGTAAGCAATGCAAAGTCTAGGtctaaaagaaagaacaccTTTCAATTAAAGATTTCGAGTAAATTTATTGCAGGTCTGAAACGTGCTCGGGAGAGGAAGAAATCCATGCTTTtgagcaaaaagcagaaatcagagcGTTTGCTCAGCCAGAGCAGCGCAGCAGGAACAGAGGTAGCTTCCCAGGATATGGATGTACTTACACAGGAAAAAGGAGCCCCACTGCCAAAAGGTGAATGCTGTGGGGAGAATAAGACAGCAATAAAAGAATCCAACCCTTCTCAGAAGCTCACTGTGGAAGTGTCAGGTCCCCATGTAGCAGAAACCTGTGAAAGACCAGATGCTGCTCCTTTGTGTATCAAAGAAGCAGAGGGCTGCaaaaaggctgctgctgcaggagaccAGACGGATTCACATCTGAATCTCCCCTCACAGGAGCAgaatgcagcagcaggacaagTAGATAAGGTTTGCAGAGGAACGTCCAAAGCTGAGAACATACAGATGGGGACTGAGGAAGGAGATAGCCACGAAGACAGCTGGGCAGATTCAAATGTAGGTCCCCCACTCCTGCAGCACAGTATGGCGGTGGTCGAAGCAGATAAAGTTAGCAGAGAAACATGTCAGCAGAGTATACGTGTGTGTGGTCATGGAGAGAATAACCAGCAGGACAACAGGGCAGAGCCACACGTAGGTTGTGCACTGCAGGGGCTAAATGTGACAGCAGTAACAGCAGGTGAAGCTAGTGGAGAAGCATGTGCAGATAACGGTGTGCACATGTGCATTGAGAAGGAAAGTGTTACCTGCCAGGACAGTGACAGACAGTCAGGAATTCAGGCATCCAGCTCCAATTGGGAAGGCAAAGTGCCTGTCCTGCAGAATAGGGGAACTGATTGTGAACCGGACCAAGGGCAGGAAGCTTTAGAGAAGGACTGTGCAAAATGTACTGACACACCAGCAGGGGACAGCCCAGATTCCCCCTTGAAATTAAAGGTGTCAGATAT gagaagaaagaggagagaaacgCAAGGCATTATCTAG
- the C16H9orf116 gene encoding UPF0691 protein C9orf116 homolog, protein MAQPQPAEGSAPRTSTWYRVDSALPGRFLQPSCFRGYGQPEPHPLYRTTNQEYGRRAPTVHEVPTSFHVISHAFSDTLGQCGMYRNDGLNTSLEKSRVTGPANFITPYDTLNFHPSFNASGPSHC, encoded by the exons ATGGCACAGCCGCAGCCCGCGGAGGGCTCCGCGCCCCGCACCAGCACCTGGTACCGGGTGGACTCCGCGCTGCCCGGCCgcttcctgcagccctcctgcttcCGCGGCTACGG GCAGCCGGAGCCGCACCCGCTGTACCGGACCACCAACCAGGAGTACGGCCGCAGAGCGCCCACGGTGCACGAGGTGCCG ACCTCCTTCCACGTCATCTCGCACGCCTTCTCAGACACTCTGGGGCAGTGTGGCATGTACAGGAACGACGGGCTCAACACCTCGCTGGAGAAGAGCCGCGTCACCGGCCCCGCCAACTTCATCACCCCCTACGACACCCTCAACTTCCACCCCAGCTTCAACGCCAGCGGGCCCTCGCACTGCTAG
- the MRPS2 gene encoding 28S ribosomal protein S2, mitochondrial: MAAPRILRAAAPRLYSGLPAPAALTAAAARPLDPEDKLLAKPLRHPDFFNVKELFSLKDLFDARVHLGHKKGCRHRFMEPYIFGCRLDQDIIDLDQTMEHLQLALNFTAHIAYRKGIILFVSRNRQFCHLVESTARECGEYAHTRYWQGGLLTNAHIQFGSGVRLPDLLIFLSSLNNVFEPHVAIRDAAKMNIPTVGVVDTNCNPCLITYPIPGNDDSPTAMELYCKLFKMTIIRAKNKRKQIEVFQELQSREKGNTSHPVLAEGQA; the protein is encoded by the exons ATGGCGGCGCCGCGGATCTTACGGGCGG CAGCCCCGCGGCTCTACAGCGGCCTCCCCGCCCCGGCGGCGCTGACAGCGGCAGCGGCGCGGCCCCTCG aCCCGGAGGACAAGCTGCTCGCCAAGCCGCTCCGCCACCCCGACTTCTTCAACGTGAAGGAGCTCTTCTCCCTGAAGGATCTTTTCGACGCCCGAGTGCACCTGGGTCACAAGAAGGGATGTCGGCACAG gttCATGGAGCCCTACATCTTCGGCTGCCGCCTGGACCAGGACATCATCGACTTGGATCAGACGATGGAGCATCTCCAGCTGGCCCTCAACTTCACTGCCCACATCGCCTACCGCAAAGGCATCATCCTCTTTGTCAGCCGCAACCGGCAGTTCTGCCACCTGGTTGAGAGCACAGCGCGGGAGTGCGGGGAGTACGCTCACACACGCTACTGGCAGGGAGGCCTGCTCACCAACGCCCACATCCAGTTCGGCTCCGGCGTCCGCCTGCCCGACCTCCTTATCTTCCTTAGCAGCCTCAACAACGTCTTTGAGCCCCATGTGGCCATCCGGGATGCTGCCAAGATGAACATCCCCACGGTGGGGGTGGTGGACACAAACTGTAACCCATGCCTCATCACCTACCCCATCCCTGGTAACGACGACAGCCCCACCGCCATGGAGCTCTACTGCAAGCTCTTCAAGATGACCATCATCCGCGCCAAGAACAAGAGGAAGCAGATCGAGGTCtttcaggagctgcagagccgAGAGAAGGGCAATACGAGCCACCCCGTGCTGGCTGAAGGCCAGGCATGA
- the FAM69B gene encoding protein FAM69B yields MRRVRRLVHLVLFCPISKGLQSRLPGIKVKYLLVVWLGIFVGSWVAYMHYSSYSELCRGHVCRMIICDQYKKGIISGSTCKDLCEERSLRFQHCLSSSPTQQVYSGLWKEKEVIIKCGIEEALKADSNPDSVPRRDVVLFDKPTRGTSMDEFKEMLLNFLKSNLGDQSSLAALVSQIIAMADVNRDGKVSLAEAKSIWALLQLNEFLLMLSLHEKEHTSKLLGYCGDLYVTEKIPHNSLYGADVPAFLQSLLPVAVQQLIHQWFAPAWPRRAKITIGLLEFVEEIFHGTYGNFYICETSFRNVGYNDKYDFKMVNLRKVATEMTIRGFLKGRHCEQNVDCTYGKDCTATCDKLMKQCKSDVVQPNLAKVCGLLQDYLLYGAPPDLKEELQKQLRTCMTLSGLASQMEVHHSLVLNNLKTLLWKKISNTKYS; encoded by the exons ATGCGGAGGGTCCGGCGCTTGGTGCATCTGGTGCTGTTCTGCCCCATCTCCAAGGGCCTGCAG AGCCGCCTCCCGGGCATCAAGGTGAAATATCTGCTGGTGGTGTGGCTGGGCATCTTCGTGGGCAGCTGGGTGGCCTACATGCACTACTCGTCCTACTCCGAGCTCTGCCGCGGCCACGTCTGCCGGATGATAATT TGCGACCAGTACAAGAAAGGAATCATTTCTGGCTCCACGTGCAAAGACCTGTGCGAGGAGCGCAGCCTCCGCTTCCAGCActgcctctcctcctctcccacccaGCAG GTTTACAGCGGGCtctggaaggagaaggaggtgatCATCAAATGTGGCATTGAGGAGGCCCTGAAGGCAGACAGCAACCCGGACTCCGTGCCCAGGAGGGATGTGGTTCTCTTTGACAAACCGACTCGAGGGACGTCGATGGACGAGTTCAAAGAAATGCTCCTCAACTTCCTCAAG TCCAACCTTGGAGATCAGAGCTCTCTTGCAGCCTTGGTGAGCCAGATCATCGCCATGGCAGACGTGAACAGGGATGGGAAAGTGTCTTTAGCAGAGGCCAAATCCATCTGGGCGCTACTTCAGCTCAATGAGTTCCTCCTCATGCTCTCCTTGCACGAGAAGGAGCACACCTCCAAGCTGCTTGGGTACTGCGGGGATCTCTACGTCACGGAGAAGATCCCTCACAACTCCCTCTACGGGGCTGATGtccctgccttcctgcagtcCCTGCTGCCCGTCGCTGTCCAGCAGCTCATCCACCAGTGGTTCGCACCAGCCTGGCCCCGGCGGGCCAAGATCACCATCGGCCTGCTGGAGTTCGTGGAGGAGATATTCCACGGGACCTACGGGAACTTCTACATCTGCGAGACCAGCTTCAGGAACGTGGGCTACAACGACAAATACGACTTCAAAATGGTCAACCTGAGGAAGGTGGCAACGGAGATGACAATCAGAGGGTTCCTCAAGGGGCGTCACTGTGAGCAGAACGTGGACTGCACCTACGGGAAGGACTGCACGGCGACTTGCGACAAGCTCATGAAGCAGTGCAAAAGCGACGTGGTTCAGCCCAACCTGGCCAAGGTGTGCGGGCTGCTGCAGGACTACTTGCTGTACGGGGCACCGCCTGACCTCAaagaggagctgcagaaacagctcCGAACTTGCATGACCCTCAGCGGCCTGGCCAGCCAGATGGAAGTGCACCACTCCCTAGTGCTGAACAACCTCAAGACCTTGCTCTGGAAGAAGATTTCCAACACCAAATATTCCTAA
- the AGPAT2 gene encoding 1-acyl-sn-glycerol-3-phosphate acyltransferase beta, protein MELGWLLWGAAVLLLLHVLMELSPAVNFVLRIGFYYVLCIVVSGLTAPVCVLVNGGRTVKNMRIIKTVVKTFKYFFGLRFEVKGLENFEVEGPAIIVSNHQSILDMMGLMEVLPDGCVQVGKKELMYAGTVGLITYLGGVIFINRKSTTSAKMVMAEVAKTMTAENVKVWVYPEGTRNCTGDLLPFKKGAFHLAVQAQVPVIPVVYSSFTTFYNPKKNLFTSGKIKVEVLPPIETKGLTSDDVSDLTDRCYNIMRETLFRLSGRPGEGKDSS, encoded by the exons ATGGAGCTGGGTTGGCTGCTGTGGGGCGCggcggtgctgctgctgctgcacgtCCTGATGGAGCTGAGCCCCGCGGTGAACTTCGTGCTGCGCATCGGTTTCTACTACGTGCTGTGCATCGTCGTCTCCGGGCTCACCGCCCCCGTCTGCGTCCTCGTCAACGGCGGCCGCACCGTCAAGAATATGAG GATCATCAAAACCGTAGTCAAGACCTTCAAGTATTTCTTCGGCCTGAGGTTTGAGGTGAAAGGACTGGAGAACTTTGAGGTGGAGGGCCCCGCCATCATCGTATCCAACCACCAGAGCATCCTCGACATGATGG GGCTGATGGAGGTCCTGCCCGACGGCTGTGTCCAGGTGGGCAAGAAGGAGCTGATGTACGCCGGCACGGTGGGGCTCATCACCTACCTCGGGGGTGTCATCTTCATCAACAGGAAGAGCACCACCAGCGCCAAGATGGTGATGGCGGAGGTGGCCAAGACTATGACGGCTGAGAAC GTAAAGGTGTGGGTGTACCCGGAGGGCACGAGAAACTGCACGGGGGATTTGCTGCCGTTCAAGAAAGGAGCATTTCACCTCGCTGTCCAGGCACAG GTCCCGGTGATCCCCGTGGTGTATTCGTCCTTCACCACTTTCTACAACCCGAAGAAGAATCTGTTTACATCAG GCAAAATCAAGGTGGAGGTTCTCCCTCCGATAGAAACCAAAGGGCTGACATCAGACGACGTCTCTGACCTCACTGACAGATGCTACAACATCATGAGGGAGACTCTCTTCAGGCTGTCGGGCCGCCCAGGCGAGGGGAAGGACTCCTCCTAG